Below is a window of Variovorax sp. TBS-050B DNA.
GTGTTGAAGGCGCGATGCCGCTCTTCGGGCGCCACCGGCCCTTCGCGCTCGTCGAGCATCTTGACGTAGCCGCCGAACGGGAACGCGCCGATCACGAACTCGGTCGCCTGTCCCGGGTGCTGGCGCCGGGGCTGCCAGCGGTACAGGGTCTTGCCGAAGCCGACGGAGAAGCGCAGCACCTTCACGCCGCAGGCGACGGCGACGCGGTAGTGGCCGTATTCGTGGACGGCGATCAGCACGCCGAGTGCGACCACGAAAGCAATGACAGTGAGCATCGGGATTCTCGGTTGGCAGGGGACGCGTCAGGCGGCGAAGCGCAGCGCCGCGGCATTGGCCGCCGCCCGGGCGCTGGCATCGAGCGCCAGCAGGTCGGCCAGCGATGCGGGCTTGGAGGGAGCCACGGCCTCCAAAGTTTCCATGTTGACCGCATGAATGCGGTCGAAGCGCAGCCGCCGGTCGAGAAAGGCCTCGACGGCGACCTCGTTGGCGGCATTCAGCACCGCGGTGGTTCCCGGGGCGGCGCGCAGCGCGTGCCACGCCAGGCCCAGGCCGGGGAACAGCGCCGCATCGGGGGCGTCGAAGCTCAGCGCCGCCATCTGGCGGAAGTCGAGCCGCCCCGCCCCGCTCTCGATGCGCTCGGGCCAGGCCAGGCCGACGGCGATCGGCACGCGCATGTCGGGGGTGCCGAGCTGGGCGATGACCGAGGCGTCGGTGAACTGCACCATCGAATGCACCACGCTCTGCGGATGGATCACCACCTCGATCTGCTCCGGCAGCACGCCGAACAGATGGCGCGCCTCGATGACCTCGAGCGCCTTGTTCATCATGGTGGCCGAGTCGACCGAGATCTTGCGGCCCATGACCCAGTTCGGATGGGCGCAGGCCTGCTCGGGCGTGACCGACGCCAGCGTCTCCGGCGCGCGGGTGCGGAAGGGCCCGCCCGACGCCGTCAGGATGATCTTGTCGATGCGCCGGGCCCAGGTCGAGGGGTCTTCCGGCAGCGACTGGAAGATCGCCGAATGCTCGCTGTCGATCGGCAGCAGCGTGGCGCCGCCTTCGTGCACGGTGCGCATGAAGAGCTCGCCGCCGACGACCAGCGCTTCCTTGTTGGCCAGCAGCAGTCGCTTGCCGGCACGCGCGGCCGCGAGGCAGGGCCCGAGGCCCGCGGCACCGACGATCGCGGCCATGACGGCATCGACCTCGTCGTGCGCGGCGATCTCCTCGATGGCCGCCGCGCCGCTCAGCACCCGCGTCGGCAGGCGGTTCTGGTCGATCTTCTCAGCCAGCAGCGCCGCATGCGGCGCGCTCGCCATGACGGCGAAGCGCGGCAGGAAGCGGGCGCACTGCGCCAGCATCTCGTCGACCTTGGTGGCCGCGGAAAGCGCGAAGACCTCGAAACGCTCGGGGTGGCGCGAAATGACGTCGAGCGTGCTGACGCCGACCGAGCCGGTCGAGCCCAGCACCGTGACGCGTTGTTTGGACATGTTCACAAGGAAGCCAGCATCATGGCAATGGGCAGCACCGGCAAGAGGGCATCCACGCGGTCGAGCACGCCGCCGTGACCCGGCAGCAGGTTGCTGCTGTCCTTGGCGCCGGCGCTGCGCTTGATGAGCGATTCGACCAGGTCGCCGACGACGCTCATCGCCGAAAGAAACACCACGCCGAGCAGAAGCAGCCACCAGCCGCGGTCGTAGAGCCGCGTGTGGAGGCTGGCAACGGCCGCGCCGGCAGCCCTGTCGGCCCACACCCAGGCGAAGGCCAGCACCACCACGCCGGCCATGCCGCCCCAGACGCCTTCCCAGCTCTTGCCCGGGCTGATGGCGGGGGCGAGCTTGCCGCGCGTGAACTTGAGGCCCAGCGCCCGGCCGGCGAAATAGGCGAAAACATCCGCCACCCAGACCAGCACCAGGATCGACAGCAGGAAGTTGATGCCGACCATGCGCGCCTGCACGGCCGCGAGCCAGGCCACCCAGAGCGCCAGCAGGCCGCCGACGAGGCGCACGCCGCGCGGAATGCGCGGCCAACCGGGCACCGCCACGCGCAGCAGCGCGGCCCCGCCCAGCACCCAGCATGCGCTCGCCACGAGCCAGATCGGCAGCAGCGAGCGGTCGAGCAGCCCGAGCCACCACGACAGCGCGCAAAGCGCGATGGTCTCGGCGCCCAGAAAGACGGACAGCCGCTGCCCGTAGCCGTTGAGCCGTCCCCATTCCCATGCGGCGGCGCCGATCAGCACCAGCATCACGCATGCGAAGGGAACGTAGGAGGGGTAGAAGAGCGCCGGCAGCAGGATGGCCAGCAGCACGACCGCCGTGATGATGCGTTGTTTGAGCATGCGGCTTGGGGTTGTGCCGGCAGCCCTCAGGCCATCTGGCGGTCTTGGGAGGGTTGGTTGCCGGCGGTGACCTGCGCGGAGGTCTTGCCGAAGCGGCGCTCGCGCGCCTGGTAGGCGGCGATGCCGGCATCGAGCGCGGCCTCGTCGAACTCGGGCCAGAGCTTGTCGCTGAAGAACAGCTCCGCATAGGCGCTCTGCCACAGCAGGAAGTTCGACAGGCGCTGCTCGCCGCCCGTGCGGATCAGCAGGTCGGGATCGGGCACATGCGCCAGGGCCATGGCGCGGTCGAGATTGGCTTCGGTGAGCGCCTCGCCCTCTGCCGCAAGCCGGGCGGCGGCCCGCGCGATGTCCCACCGGCCGCCGTAGTTGAAGCAGACGTTGAGGATCAGCTTGGTGTTCTGCGCGGTGGCGGTCTCGGCGTCGACGAGGCCCTGCACCATCTTCTTGGAGAGTCCCGCGCGCTCGCCGACGAAATGCAGGCGCACGCCGTCGCGGCTGAGCTTGGGCACCTCGCGCGCGAGGGCGCCGACCATCAGCTCCATCAGTCCCGACACCTCTTCGGCGGGCCGGTTCCAGTTCTCCGACGAGAACGCGAACACGGTGAGGATGCCGACGCCGCGGTCCACGCAGGCGGTCACGCATCGGCGCAGCGACTCGACGCCCTGCTTGTGGCCTGCCACGCGGGGCAGGAACCGCCGCGTGGCCCAGCGTCCGTTGCCATCCATGACGATGGCAATGTGGCGGGGAATCTGCGGCGAAGGGGAAGCCATGCGCAGCCTCAAACGGCCATGATCTCCGCTTCCTTGGCCGCGACCAGGCGGTCGATCTCCGCGATGTGGCGGTCGGTGACCTTCTGGATCTCGGCTTCGGCGCGCTTCTGATCGTCTTCGGAAGCGAGCTTCTCCTTGACCAGCTTCTTGACCGATTCGTTCGCGTCGCGGCGCAGGTTGCGCGTGGCGATCTTGGCGTTCTCGCCTTCGTTGCGCACCAGCTTGGTCATCTCGCGGCGGCGCTCCTCGCTCATGGCGGGCAGCGGCACGCGGATCAGGTCGCCCATCGACGCGGGGTTCAGGCCCAGGTCGCTTTCGCGGATGGCCTTCTCGATCTTGGCGCCCATGCCCTTTTCCCAAGGCTGAACGCTGATCGTGCGCGAATCGAGCACCGACACGTTGGCCACCTGGCTCAGCGGCACCTGCGAGCCGTAGTACTCGACGTGGATCGAGTCGAGCAGCGCAGGATTCGCGCGGCCGGTGCGGATCTTCGTGAGGTTGTTCTGGAACGCTGCGAGCGACTGGTTCATCTTGCTGTCGGTCGCATTGCGGATGTCGGCAATGGTCGGGGTGGTCATCTCAATTTACTCCTCAGGCATGCACCAGCGTGCCCTCGTCCTCGCCCATGACGACGCGCTTGAGCGCGCCGTTCTTGAAGATCGAGAACACTTTGATCGGCAGTTTCTGGTCGCGGCACAGCGCGAAGGCGGTGGCGTCCATGATGCCGAGATTCTGCGCGATGGCTTGGTCGAAGGTGAGCGTCGAATAGCGCGTGGCATCCGGATGGGTCTTCGGATCGGCGGTATAGACGCCATCGACCTTGGTCGCCTTGAGCACCAGCTCGGCGCCGATCTCGGCGCCCCGCAGCGCGGCGGCGGTGTCGGTGGTGAAGAACGGATTGCCCGTGCCCGCCGCGAAGACCACAACCTTGCCCTCTTCGAGGTACTGCAGGGCCTTGGGCCGCACGTAGGGCTCGACGACCTGTTCGATCGCGATGGCGGACATCACGCGCGCCACCAGCCCCTGCTTGTTCATGGCATCGGCCAGCGCCAGCGAGTTC
It encodes the following:
- the ispC gene encoding 1-deoxy-D-xylulose-5-phosphate reductoisomerase yields the protein MSKQRVTVLGSTGSVGVSTLDVISRHPERFEVFALSAATKVDEMLAQCARFLPRFAVMASAPHAALLAEKIDQNRLPTRVLSGAAAIEEIAAHDEVDAVMAAIVGAAGLGPCLAAARAGKRLLLANKEALVVGGELFMRTVHEGGATLLPIDSEHSAIFQSLPEDPSTWARRIDKIILTASGGPFRTRAPETLASVTPEQACAHPNWVMGRKISVDSATMMNKALEVIEARHLFGVLPEQIEVVIHPQSVVHSMVQFTDASVIAQLGTPDMRVPIAVGLAWPERIESGAGRLDFRQMAALSFDAPDAALFPGLGLAWHALRAAPGTTAVLNAANEVAVEAFLDRRLRFDRIHAVNMETLEAVAPSKPASLADLLALDASARAAANAAALRFAA
- a CDS encoding phosphatidate cytidylyltransferase yields the protein MLKQRIITAVVLLAILLPALFYPSYVPFACVMLVLIGAAAWEWGRLNGYGQRLSVFLGAETIALCALSWWLGLLDRSLLPIWLVASACWVLGGAALLRVAVPGWPRIPRGVRLVGGLLALWVAWLAAVQARMVGINFLLSILVLVWVADVFAYFAGRALGLKFTRGKLAPAISPGKSWEGVWGGMAGVVVLAFAWVWADRAAGAAVASLHTRLYDRGWWLLLLGVVFLSAMSVVGDLVESLIKRSAGAKDSSNLLPGHGGVLDRVDALLPVLPIAMMLASL
- the uppS gene encoding polyprenyl diphosphate synthase, encoding MASPSPQIPRHIAIVMDGNGRWATRRFLPRVAGHKQGVESLRRCVTACVDRGVGILTVFAFSSENWNRPAEEVSGLMELMVGALAREVPKLSRDGVRLHFVGERAGLSKKMVQGLVDAETATAQNTKLILNVCFNYGGRWDIARAAARLAAEGEALTEANLDRAMALAHVPDPDLLIRTGGEQRLSNFLLWQSAYAELFFSDKLWPEFDEAALDAGIAAYQARERRFGKTSAQVTAGNQPSQDRQMA
- the frr gene encoding ribosome recycling factor, encoding MTTPTIADIRNATDSKMNQSLAAFQNNLTKIRTGRANPALLDSIHVEYYGSQVPLSQVANVSVLDSRTISVQPWEKGMGAKIEKAIRESDLGLNPASMGDLIRVPLPAMSEERRREMTKLVRNEGENAKIATRNLRRDANESVKKLVKEKLASEDDQKRAEAEIQKVTDRHIAEIDRLVAAKEAEIMAV